The Anguilla anguilla isolate fAngAng1 chromosome 4, fAngAng1.pri, whole genome shotgun sequence genome has a window encoding:
- the tmem108 gene encoding transmembrane protein 108 isoform X1, whose amino-acid sequence MKRSLQVLRYRLLSVLVILAAPAGLLSSAQELYPSRTPQESISMVKQSPSPAFPLDLVAWEEGSSSGTLDTRGSHLLTGSIQPTVAFVASSSPYTSADEATPAHSNHSMDTDTATPVNAAISFNYDEPGNRLTSSPGRSESTGPSLSPLPIPREGRGDAPETVQTEIPDAAWTAPIEESNAEEPTDSSRPYITTELQPSSSFPSLFSSSSFASLDLMLNEPAETTPKLAPPHAITLRELRSSSPEGPTSPQLGEEETLKGPNMPYSPPASIPPASSPPSAFPSLGSALMYPTAVTERDPTALSTTDSVGAPINATGSDVPSYTTDSLGNATDLLSNATDLLSSNTTDSLTNASHTLQSSEGNVTDEHSGFSSSSVGNGSSTTEPASTATGNFLNRLVTATTPGPHGPSNHSDPVLGPRHPHATICLGKMDIVWIVLAISIPVSSCSVLLTVCCMKRKKKTSSQENNLSYWNNTITMDYFNRHAVELPREIQSLETAEEQETSLPPNGDYNESGMVLVNPFCQETLFINRDKASNI is encoded by the exons gtgttctAGTGATCCTGGCAGCGCCAGCGGGACTGCTGTCCTCTGCACAGGAGCTGTACCCCAGCCGAACGCCTCAGGAATCCATCTCCATGGTCAAGCAGAGCCCATCTCCTGCCTTCCCATTGGACCTTGTTGCTTGGGAGGAGGGGTCAAGCAGCGGGACCTTGGACACCAGGGGCAGCCACCTGCTGACCGGCAGCATTCAGCCCACCGTGGCCTTTGTGGCATCCAGCTCCCCATACACGAGCGCCGATGAGGCGACTCCAGCCCACTCAAACCACTCCATGGACACTGACACAGCGACCCCGGTCAACGCTGCCATTTCTTTCAACTATGATGAGCCAGGGAACAGACTCACCTCTTCCCCTGGGAGATCTGAGAGCACAGGgccctctctgtcccctctgcCCATCCCCCGTGAGGGACGAGGGGACGCCCCAGAAACCGTGCAGACGGAAATCCCGGACGCCGCGTGGACTGCACCCATCGAGGAGTCGAACGCGGAAGAGCCAACGGATTCCAGCAGGCCTTATATCACCACCGAGCtgcagccctcctcctccttcccctccctgttTTCCTCTTCCTCGTTCGCCTCTTTGGACCTGATGCTCAACGAGCCTGCCGAGACCACGCCCAAACTGGCCCCTCCCCACGCCATCACCCTGCGGGAGTTGCGCTCCTCCTCACCTGAGGGCCCCACTAGCCCTCAGTTAGGGGAAGAGGAGACCCTGAAGGGTCCAAATATGCCCTACTCGCCCCCCGCATCCATCCCTccagcctcctctcctccctctgccttCCCCAGCCTCGGCTCGGCTCTCATGTACCCCACTGCTGTGACAGAGAGGGACCCTACTGCACTCAGCACTACAGACAGTGTAGGCGCCCCAATTAATGCCACAGGCTCAGACGTACCTAGCTACACTACAGACTCGCTTGGCAATGCCACAGACTTACTTAGCAATGCAACAGACTTGCTTAGTAGCAACACCACAGACTCGCTTACCAATGCCTCGCACACTCTTCAAAGTTCAGAGGGCAATGTTACAGACGAACATTCGGGTTTTTCGTCCAGCTCTGTTGGGAATGGCTCCTCGACCACTGAGCCTGCCTCCACTGCCACCGGCAACTTCCTCAACCGGCTGGTTACTGCGACCACACCAGGCCCCCATGGACCCAGCAACCACTCAGACCCTGTTCTGGGCCCCCGGCACCCTCACGCAACCATCTGCCTGGGCAAGATGGACATAGTGTGGATTGTGCTGGCCATCAGCATACCCGTCTCCTCTTGCT CTGTGCTCCTGACTGTGTGCTGcatgaagaggaagaagaagaccTCCAGCCAGGAGAACAACCTGAGCTACTGGAACAATACCATCACCATGGATTACTTTAACCGGCATGCTGTGGAGCTTCCCCGCGAGATCCAGTCCCTGGAGACGGCCGAG GAGCAGGAGACCAGTTTGCCCCCTAATGGAGACTACAATGAGAGTGGTATGGTGCTGGTCAACCCTTTCTGCCAAGAGACGCTCTTCATCAACCGAGACAAGGCCTCCAATATCTAG
- the tmem108 gene encoding transmembrane protein 108 isoform X2, translating into MKRSLQVLRYRLLSVLVILAAPAGLLSSAQELYPSRTPQESISMVKQSPSPAFPLDLVAWEEGSSSGTLDTRGSHLLTGSIQPTVAFVASSSPYTSADEATPAHSNHSMDTDTATPVNAAISFNYDEPGNRLTSSPGRSESTGPSLSPLPIPREGRGDAPETVQTEIPDAAWTAPIEESNAEEPTDSSRPYITTELQPSSSFPSLFSSSSFASLDLMLNEPAETTPKLAPPHAITLRELRSSSPEGPTSPQLGEEETLKGPNMPYSPPASIPPASSPPSAFPSLGSALMYPTAVTERDPTALSTTDSVGAPINATGSDVPSYTTDSLGNATDLLSNATDLLSSNTTDSLTNASHTLQSSEGNVTDEHSGFSSSSVGNGSSTTEPASTATGNFLNRLVTATTPGPHGPSNHSDPVLGPRHPHATICLGKMDIVWIVLAISIPVSSCSVLLTVCCMKRKKKTSSQENNLSYWNNTITMDYFNRHAVELPREIQSLETAERARDVKGGTCLGCTW; encoded by the exons gtgttctAGTGATCCTGGCAGCGCCAGCGGGACTGCTGTCCTCTGCACAGGAGCTGTACCCCAGCCGAACGCCTCAGGAATCCATCTCCATGGTCAAGCAGAGCCCATCTCCTGCCTTCCCATTGGACCTTGTTGCTTGGGAGGAGGGGTCAAGCAGCGGGACCTTGGACACCAGGGGCAGCCACCTGCTGACCGGCAGCATTCAGCCCACCGTGGCCTTTGTGGCATCCAGCTCCCCATACACGAGCGCCGATGAGGCGACTCCAGCCCACTCAAACCACTCCATGGACACTGACACAGCGACCCCGGTCAACGCTGCCATTTCTTTCAACTATGATGAGCCAGGGAACAGACTCACCTCTTCCCCTGGGAGATCTGAGAGCACAGGgccctctctgtcccctctgcCCATCCCCCGTGAGGGACGAGGGGACGCCCCAGAAACCGTGCAGACGGAAATCCCGGACGCCGCGTGGACTGCACCCATCGAGGAGTCGAACGCGGAAGAGCCAACGGATTCCAGCAGGCCTTATATCACCACCGAGCtgcagccctcctcctccttcccctccctgttTTCCTCTTCCTCGTTCGCCTCTTTGGACCTGATGCTCAACGAGCCTGCCGAGACCACGCCCAAACTGGCCCCTCCCCACGCCATCACCCTGCGGGAGTTGCGCTCCTCCTCACCTGAGGGCCCCACTAGCCCTCAGTTAGGGGAAGAGGAGACCCTGAAGGGTCCAAATATGCCCTACTCGCCCCCCGCATCCATCCCTccagcctcctctcctccctctgccttCCCCAGCCTCGGCTCGGCTCTCATGTACCCCACTGCTGTGACAGAGAGGGACCCTACTGCACTCAGCACTACAGACAGTGTAGGCGCCCCAATTAATGCCACAGGCTCAGACGTACCTAGCTACACTACAGACTCGCTTGGCAATGCCACAGACTTACTTAGCAATGCAACAGACTTGCTTAGTAGCAACACCACAGACTCGCTTACCAATGCCTCGCACACTCTTCAAAGTTCAGAGGGCAATGTTACAGACGAACATTCGGGTTTTTCGTCCAGCTCTGTTGGGAATGGCTCCTCGACCACTGAGCCTGCCTCCACTGCCACCGGCAACTTCCTCAACCGGCTGGTTACTGCGACCACACCAGGCCCCCATGGACCCAGCAACCACTCAGACCCTGTTCTGGGCCCCCGGCACCCTCACGCAACCATCTGCCTGGGCAAGATGGACATAGTGTGGATTGTGCTGGCCATCAGCATACCCGTCTCCTCTTGCT CTGTGCTCCTGACTGTGTGCTGcatgaagaggaagaagaagaccTCCAGCCAGGAGAACAACCTGAGCTACTGGAACAATACCATCACCATGGATTACTTTAACCGGCATGCTGTGGAGCTTCCCCGCGAGATCCAGTCCCTGGAGACGGCCGAG AGAGCACGTGATGTCAAGGGAGGGACGTGTCTGGGGTGTACTTGGTGA